GTCTACGTGGTGATGGCGGTGCAGTATGACTCCATGGTCAAACCGTTCGTCATCATCTTCGCCGTGCCGCCGGCACTCGCGGGGGCGCTGATGGGCCTCTATCTGACCGGAACCCCTTTCGGTGCGACCGCGCTCATCGGCGTCATCCTCCTCGTCGGCATCGTGGTCAACAACTCCATCGTCATGGTGGAGTACATCAGCCAGCTCCAGGCGCGGGGGGGGGGCCGGGAGGAAGCCATCCTCGAAGGGGCGGTCGTGCGGCTTCGGCCCATCCTCATGACGACCTGTACGACGGTTCTCGCCCTCATCCCGCTGGCCCTCGGCTGGGGCCAGGGCTCCGAGATGCTCCAGCCTCTCGGGGTGGTGGTGATGAGCGGTCTGACACTCTCGGCCCTTGTGACACTGTTCTTGACTCCGTGCCTCTACGAAGTCATCCAGGGCGGCGTGGCGGTGTTGCGGCGCTGGGTGGGTCTGGAAGAAAAGGGTGCGACAGGGGCCGAGTCGGCCTAGGCATTGCGGGAAGGGTTATTTCCCCGCCTGTTTCTTGTACATCGCTTTGAGCTTTTTTTTCTGTGTCCCGGAGAGTTTGTTGAAGACGGCGGAATTTTTCAGTTTGTTCTGCTGGCTTTTTGACATGTTCTTCAGGCCCATCAGGTTTTTCGCCTTCAGAAGTCCCGCCTTTCTGGCCTGGTCCACCTCCTTTTCGGTAAGTCCAAGGTTTTGGGCCTGGTTGCGGAGGACCGAGTAGGCCAGCGACTCGAACAGCGCCGAGAAGCTCCCCGCGTAATAGAGCGAGACCGCAAAGGCGAGGACGGTCGACACGAGCGTGATCTGGCCGATCTGCTTGAGGGTTTGCTGGGTGGAATCGTGGGTGCGAAAGGCTTTCGAGTGCTTCCGGTGTTTTTTCCTCGGAGAAGAAGCGTAGGCCGCTTTTTGGGATTTTGATGGAAGCGCCGCCGCCATGCCCGCCGGAGGGGGTTTTCCCTCCTGCTGAAGATAGTGCTCGCACTGCCGGAAGTTCATGAGGCAGAGTTGGGTTTGTCTCTCCCGCGTGACCTTGGCGAAGGGGATCGTCACCCGCTTGAAGCCGTGGCGCTCGACGCGGGATTGGGCCCGGCAGATGTTCCGCCCCGAGGGGCGCTCATAGGGCATGTCCCGGTCGGTGGAACTCAGGCAGGGGCACACGGCCCCGCTCGAAAGGGAGCCTCCGGCGTGCCTCCCGATGGGAAGGCCGCCGTTTCCGCCCCGGGGTGGCCGGTTTTGGGCTGCGCTCATGTTCTGTTTCCTTTTCTGGTCCCCCATGCCCGCAGAAGGTTTCCGGAAATTGTAGCAAAAAATCGATGAGATGCCACCGGAGGCCGCTCCCCGGCTTTGGAAAGGGGCCAAGTTCCTGATACTTTTCAGGAACACGGGATATTTCTTTTGAGATGCCGCAGGGAGTCAATCTCCCGGATATCTCTCCGCCTGCCGATCGAGAAGATATCGCGCCTCGCCGCGGCGGGGGTCCGCACCCCCGAGGTTCTCTCGATCCACCCCTCGGGCAGCCAGCGCATCCGCCAACTCCGCGCGTGGCTTCCCGGGGCCCTGCGCCACGACCGGCCGGGGCGCTAACCCGCGAAAAAATCCCTCATTATCCCTCAATCCTTCAGTAGTCCGCACGGCTCCTTCGTTTTCCGCGCCGCGTCGCGCAAGGGTTCGAAGAAATCCGCAGTATCGTGCAGTAGCCCGCAATCGATCCGCCGGAGCTCTTTCTCGGGCGGTTTTCCCGGGCGGCCAACATCCCCGCAGGCGCACTTCGCCCCCCGGGATGGGCCCAGTCTTGCAGATGTGGAAAGAAAGGAAGCAGCAGGAGATTCGGGGAGGGCCGGTGAGGGGCTGGAGGGCCCGCAAGAGACTAAAGCCCCGCGGCCAGTCCGCCCGCTACGGTGATGTCCTCGCCCGTGATGTAGCGGGCATCCTCCGAGCAGAGAAAGGCTACCGCCCCGCCGATATCCTCGACATGGGCGTTGCGGCCGAGCGGGACGCGGGCGATGCGCCTGGCCCACTCCTCTTCGCTCACCCGGCTGTGCACCTCGGGGGTGTCCGTCGTCCCGGGGGAGACGGAGTTGGCCCGGATCTGAAAAGGGCCCATCTCGGCGGCAAGGCTGATCGTCAGGCTGCGGAGGGCGGCCTTGGCGGGCGCATAGGCGTGCGAGTTGGGACTGCCGACGCGGAACACCCAGCTCAGGATGTTGACGATGGACCCGCCGCCGCGCGCCTTCATCAGCGGGATGGCTTCCTGGATGCAGTGGAAGGCGCCCCCGAAGTGAATGTTGAGCTGGGGGAGGATATCCGCCTCCCAGTCGGTGTCGAGGAATCCTTTTCGGCCGTGCGGCAGCCGGGCGTTGTTCACGAGGACATCGAGGCCGCCGTATTTCCCGGTGGCGTGGCGGAACATCTCGCGGACCTGCCCGCGGTCGCGGACATCGGCGGCGAAGGCGGATGCCCGGCCGCCGGCCGCTTCGATCCTTTGAACAACTTCTTTGGCGGCTTTTTCGTTTTTGAGGTAGTTGACGAGAACGGTCATGCCCCGCCCCGCGAGGGCGATGGCGATGGCGGCGCCGATGTTGCGGCTCGCGCCGGTGACAATGGCGATCTTCTGGGAATCTTCCATCTCTTTCGCGTTCCTTCTCCCGGGGAGTGGGTCAGTTCGCACAATGGACCCATGGTGTCATTCCGAAGGAGCACAGGGAACCCAAGCGAACGGGTTCGCTTGGGGCCCGTAGCGACTGAGGAATCTGCTGTGGAAAAGCAGATTCCTCGCGCCGGGCACCCCGGCGAATCTCCGATTCGCGGGAGGCCCTCCACCGGGGGGGCCGTCTCCGGCGCTCGGAATGACAAGAAAAACAAGCGAACTGATCCACTGTCTTCTCCCGGCTACTTCCGGGCGTGATCCTGGATCCAGACCTGGAAGCGATCGGCGGCGTACTCGTCCACCTCGCCCCAGCCGGGAACCGTCTTTTTCTCGGGCGGCTCGTGCTTGCCGGCTTCGATCTCCTCGACGAACTGGGCCATCTCGCCGATGATCGAGGTATCCTCGAAGGGGTCAGTGTGGCCGGAGCAGATGTATTTTGT
This genomic interval from bacterium contains the following:
- a CDS encoding SDR family oxidoreductase, whose product is MEDSQKIAIVTGASRNIGAAIAIALAGRGMTVLVNYLKNEKAAKEVVQRIEAAGGRASAFAADVRDRGQVREMFRHATGKYGGLDVLVNNARLPHGRKGFLDTDWEADILPQLNIHFGGAFHCIQEAIPLMKARGGGSIVNILSWVFRVGSPNSHAYAPAKAALRSLTISLAAEMGPFQIRANSVSPGTTDTPEVHSRVSEEEWARRIARVPLGRNAHVEDIGGAVAFLCSEDARYITGEDITVAGGLAAGL